CCACTGCCTTGAATTTGGAAAAAACTTTTGTCAGGAATTCAACATCGAGAGGCTTGATCGTGTGGAAACTGGCCACTTGTGCCGAGATGCCTCGTGTCGCCAGCAATTCGGCGGCCTGAATGGCAACGGAAAGCATCGTACCGGCGCTCAGGATGCAGGCGCCTGTTCCTTCGCGAACGGAGATGGCCCTGCCGATGGTAAAATCCGGCAGGCTTTGATGCACGTTCGGCTCCCCTTTTTTGCCGATCCTCATGTAAACCGGACCCGGCTGTTGCAACGCCGCGCGCAGGCCCGCACGTACTTCCATGGAATCCGCCGGCGCCACCACGGCCAATCCGGGCAGGAGCCGCAACATGCCCATTTCTTCGCAGGATTGATGGGTGTACCCGAGGGACGCATAGGAAAGGCCGGCGCCGGTCCCCACGACTACCACAGGCTGATGATGGTAGCAGAGGTCGATTCGTATTTGTTCCAGGCAGCGATAGGTGATGAAATTGGTAATGGTATAGCAAACCGGGCGAAGACCCGACAGGGCCATGCCTGCCGCCACGCCGATCATGTTGGCCTCGGCCACGCCGCAATTGTAAAAACGTCCAGGGCATTTTTCCTTGAAATCGTCGAAGAGACGGTTGCCAATGTCGGCGGAGAGCAAAACAATCCGCTCGTCCTGTTGGGCAAGTGTTGTGATTTCTTTTGCGAAAGCGTTTCTCATGACAGCCCGAGCTCCCGGCGCGCTGCGGCAACTTCTTCCTTGTTGGGAACGCGATAATGCCAGTTGTTGTCGTCTTCCATGAATGAGACGCCCTTGCCTTTCACGGTGTTGGCGACAATGGCGAGGGGCTTTTCTCCTTCGCCCATGCGATTCATTGCGTCGGTGAGCGCGTTTAAATCATGGCCGTCGATTTCCATTGTGTTCCAGCCGAAGGCGGACCATTTGGCGGCAAGAGACGGCAAAGCCATCACTTCGTTGCTGCGGCCCGTGGCCTGCCATTTGTTGTAATCAATGAGGATCGCCAGCCGGTTCAATTTTTGGGCGGGCGCGAAAAGCGCGGCCTCCCAGACCGAACCTTCATTGCATTCGCCATCGCTCAACGTCACAAACACGCGATAGTCCAGCTTGCGGATGCGGGCTGCCAGCGCCATCCCGATTCCAACGGGAAGGCCGTGACCAAGAGAACCAGTTGCCAGCTCCACGCCGGGCGCGCAGGCAGGGGCGGGTTGTTCCGCCAGCGGGCTGCCTTCCTGCGCAAACGTGTCGAGCAGGGATTCCGGGAAAAAGCCGCGTTTGGCCAGAACGGCGTAGAGTGCGCTGGCGGCATGGCCCTTGCTTAAAATGAAGCGGTCGCGGGATTCGGACTGTGGGGTTTTGGCGTCAATTTTAAGCACGTTCCAGTACGCGGCAACGAGGATATCGACGCAGGACAGTGCGGATGCCAGGTGGGGTGTCTCCGCACGGTTCGACATCTCAATCAGCTTGCCGCGGATTTCCCGCGCAATTTGTTCAAGATTGGAAGTGTTGGGGCTGGGTGGCATTTGAAGGTTTAAAAAGAAAGCATGCTCATGCCGCTTTTGAGCAGGGTTTGTTTGGAAATGGGGGATTGGTTGCCGATGATTTTGACGGCTTGGGCCCCGGCCAGTTGGCCCAGAAAGGTTGTCAATCCAATCGGAAGCCCCCTGACCGCGGCGAGTGAAACGATGGAAAAAAAGGCGTCGCCCGCCCCGACGGCATCAATCACATTGGTTTCCAACGGCAGGCAAAAGCTGGTCTTTTCGCCCTCATGCAGGCCGATGGTTTCAACGGCGCCGCGTGTCAGCCATGCGTACTTTGCCAAAAATGATTTTTTCAAGGCATCCAATTCGCGCAAATGTTCGATGGGGCGGCGCGCGCAGGATAACAGCAGTTCCTGTTCGTCGAGGGAAAAGGCGTCGGCGCGTTCGTATTGTCTGGAGATGATGTTAAACCCGTGATTGTTGCTGTTGGTCTGGCAATTAAGGCTCAGGAAGCGCGCCGACTCCTGAATGAGAATGCGGTGCTCGCGCTGCAGAAGGCCGTGGCCGAAGTCGGCAACAATGACCATGTCAAAATCCGCAATATCACTTAGCAGCCGCTTTTTCAGGGCTTTTTGGATCGAAGAGGAGGGAGGAACATCATCGATATAATTAACAGCAAATAATTTGATCAATTCCTTGCCCGCCGTCAACGGCTCGACGAAGCGCTGCTTTACTATCGTTGTAAAAGCAGGATCGCGCAAAATCCAATTTTCATCCGGGCTGACTTGTTGGCTCAACGCGGCATCCACCCAGGATTCTGTCCCGGCAAGACTGATAAATTTGACATGGTTGCAAAACTGCTTGAGATGGCGGTACACGGCCAGCGCGCCGCCGGACTGGGTTTCCTCACTCAAGAAACGTCCGGAAAGAATGCGGTTTTTTGAAGTGAGGCCTTGCATTTTGACGTTTGAATAACGGTCGAAAATAATATCGCCGATAAGGAGGACCTTCAGACTGGAGAGGCTGTCGACCGACTCCCGAAACTGTTCCGGGGTGCAGGTTTTTGAGAGCTCCCGGCAGAAGGTTTTGACCGGCGCGGCCAGGTTGTCGAAGTGGTTGTTGATTAATTTTGTGGAGCTAAAAACAACGGAACCCAGGTAATGGACTTCCCCTCCGTGCCGTTTCACTGCGACAACGTCATCCTCAATGTTTCCGGTGACATCATTCTCCGGATTTTCATATTCCTTCCCCTTGCAGTAAATCGCGGGCTTGACGCAGTCGATGGCTTCGACCGCCGCAGGGTGCGGAACCAGGACAATGTAATCCACGCAGGCAAGGGCGGCAAGGCTCTTGGCGCGAAGCGGGTCGTTAAAGAACGGACGACCCGGGCCTTTGTTGACATGTTTCTCCCCGGTGACTGTTACAACAAGAACGTCGCCCAATTCCCGCGCTTCTTCGAGATGATAAATATGGCCCGGGTGCAGCAGATCGAATGTGCCGTGGCATTGGACGATTTTTTTTCCTTTTGCCCTGAGTTTGTCGAAGACGGCGGCCGCGGCATCGAAGGGGATGATTTTTTCGTGCGGCATTATTTTTTGAGAAAATCATAACAGCGGGCGTCGCGGCCCAGCTTCATGAATTTCATGTTGTAATGTTCGGGCGCGTCCACATCCGGGAACTGTCCGGCCTCAATGGCGGCCCGGAGCAGCTTCACCTCGTTGCGGATGGAACTGACGGGCTTATACCCCAGCGTCTTGAGGATTTTGTTTGAGGAAATATGGTAATCGCGATGATCCTGGGTGTCCGTGATTTTGATTTCAACGGACATGTCCGAAAGCTCGGTCTGGATGAGTTTTGCGATTTCGATGACTTTGAGATTTTCAAAACCAAAATTGAAGGTTTGCCCGTTGATGAGCGCCGGATCGGTTTCGACCAACTGCGCATAGAGATGGATGATGTCGGACATGCCGACATTGGGACGCCGTTGTTCCCCTCCATGCACGGTGATGAGACGCTTGGTGATGGCGTCGGCTGTAAGTTTGTTCACGGTCAGGTCAAAGCGCTGGCGGGGAGAAGTGCCGCAAATGGTGGCGGGACGAATGTTGACCGTACAAAAATCCGGCGAAGCTGCGGCGGTCAACAGCCATTCGGAAAGCATTTTGTATTTTGAATAGAAGGTCAGCGGGGCGGGTTCCAGAAGTTCGTCGATTTCCGATTCATCCCGGGCGCCAAAGACGCTGCTGGAAGAGGCGTTGATGAAACGTTGAACACCGGCTTTGCGCGCCAGCGCAACCAGCATGCCAATGGCGTCAAAATTGACCTGCCGTGTCAGCACCTCGTCGATATCGCCGGTAGGGTCATTTGAAATCGCAGCCAGGTGAATCACGGTATCCACGCCCTTCAGGGCGGCTTGTACCGCTTGCGGGTCCCGGATGTCGGCTTCGGAAAAGGAAAAACGCCCGGACCATTTGGGCCAGGAAGGGTATTTGTGGAGTGCACGGACGCCGGCATCAGAGTACAACAACCGGTCGATGACGCGCACCCGGTGGCCGAGTTCGAGGAGATGGGGTG
This window of the Candidatus Methylacidiphilales bacterium genome carries:
- a CDS encoding transketolase C-terminal domain-containing protein, with product MRNAFAKEITTLAQQDERIVLLSADIGNRLFDDFKEKCPGRFYNCGVAEANMIGVAAGMALSGLRPVCYTITNFITYRCLEQIRIDLCYHHQPVVVVGTGAGLSYASLGYTHQSCEEMGMLRLLPGLAVVAPADSMEVRAGLRAALQQPGPVYMRIGKKGEPNVHQSLPDFTIGRAISVREGTGACILSAGTMLSVAIQAAELLATRGISAQVASFHTIKPLDVEFLTKVFSKFKAVATVEEHSVLGGLGGAVAEWLSEQTAPQARLLRFGTRDEILHETCEQSSARKIFGLTPEHIAEGIQKLWR
- a CDS encoding transketolase; this encodes MPPSPNTSNLEQIAREIRGKLIEMSNRAETPHLASALSCVDILVAAYWNVLKIDAKTPQSESRDRFILSKGHAASALYAVLAKRGFFPESLLDTFAQEGSPLAEQPAPACAPGVELATGSLGHGLPVGIGMALAARIRKLDYRVFVTLSDGECNEGSVWEAALFAPAQKLNRLAILIDYNKWQATGRSNEVMALPSLAAKWSAFGWNTMEIDGHDLNALTDAMNRMGEGEKPLAIVANTVKGKGVSFMEDDNNWHYRVPNKEEVAAARRELGLS
- a CDS encoding PfkB family carbohydrate kinase, with protein sequence MPHEKIIPFDAAAAVFDKLRAKGKKIVQCHGTFDLLHPGHIYHLEEARELGDVLVVTVTGEKHVNKGPGRPFFNDPLRAKSLAALACVDYIVLVPHPAAVEAIDCVKPAIYCKGKEYENPENDVTGNIEDDVVAVKRHGGEVHYLGSVVFSSTKLINNHFDNLAAPVKTFCRELSKTCTPEQFRESVDSLSSLKVLLIGDIIFDRYSNVKMQGLTSKNRILSGRFLSEETQSGGALAVYRHLKQFCNHVKFISLAGTESWVDAALSQQVSPDENWILRDPAFTTIVKQRFVEPLTAGKELIKLFAVNYIDDVPPSSSIQKALKKRLLSDIADFDMVIVADFGHGLLQREHRILIQESARFLSLNCQTNSNNHGFNIISRQYERADAFSLDEQELLLSCARRPIEHLRELDALKKSFLAKYAWLTRGAVETIGLHEGEKTSFCLPLETNVIDAVGAGDAFFSIVSLAAVRGLPIGLTTFLGQLAGAQAVKIIGNQSPISKQTLLKSGMSMLSF
- a CDS encoding NAD-dependent epimerase/dehydratase; translated protein: MPDKHILITGGFGYVGSRLTPHLLELGHRVRVIDRLLYSDAGVRALHKYPSWPKWSGRFSFSEADIRDPQAVQAALKGVDTVIHLAAISNDPTGDIDEVLTRQVNFDAIGMLVALARKAGVQRFINASSSSVFGARDESEIDELLEPAPLTFYSKYKMLSEWLLTAAASPDFCTVNIRPATICGTSPRQRFDLTVNKLTADAITKRLITVHGGEQRRPNVGMSDIIHLYAQLVETDPALINGQTFNFGFENLKVIEIAKLIQTELSDMSVEIKITDTQDHRDYHISSNKILKTLGYKPVSSIRNEVKLLRAAIEAGQFPDVDAPEHYNMKFMKLGRDARCYDFLKK